A window of the Pseudomonas gozinkensis genome harbors these coding sequences:
- a CDS encoding malonate decarboxylase holo-ACP synthase, translated as MVSTPLAHDLLWGMTPAQLPADAPQWAIESLAAGQPVVVRRAVSAEGLIAVGVRGVLREQRLAAFMSVDSIACRVSPEALCHVDSERDLPVMQALRQLRPMLDDCGWIWGVSGSVGFELASGFTAMHEASDLDLILRTPQLITRNQARKLVAVFDQASCRVDMQLQTPFGAVALREWASASARVLLKNAHEACLVSDPWNPQEQAA; from the coding sequence GTGGTGAGCACGCCGCTGGCCCACGACCTGCTGTGGGGCATGACGCCGGCGCAACTGCCGGCGGATGCGCCGCAGTGGGCAATTGAATCGCTGGCTGCCGGGCAACCGGTGGTGGTGCGCCGTGCCGTGAGCGCTGAAGGTCTGATTGCGGTTGGCGTGCGCGGTGTATTGCGCGAGCAGCGGTTGGCGGCGTTTATGTCTGTCGATTCGATTGCCTGTCGGGTCAGTCCCGAGGCGCTTTGTCATGTGGACAGCGAGCGTGATCTGCCGGTCATGCAGGCGCTGCGGCAACTGCGGCCGATGCTCGACGATTGCGGGTGGATCTGGGGTGTCAGCGGCAGTGTCGGGTTTGAACTGGCCAGCGGTTTTACGGCAATGCACGAGGCGAGTGATCTCGACTTGATCCTGCGTACACCGCAACTCATCACCCGTAACCAGGCACGCAAATTGGTCGCGGTTTTCGATCAGGCGAGCTGCCGGGTCGACATGCAGTTGCAGACGCCGTTCGGTGCCGTCGCCCTGCGCGAATGGGCCAGTGCCTCGGCGCGGGTGCTGTTGAAAAACGCCCATGAAGCCTGTCTGGTGTCTGATCCGTGGAACCCGCAGGAGCAGGCAGCGTGA
- the mdcH gene encoding malonate decarboxylase subunit epsilon codes for MSSLLVFPGQGAQQPGMLQRLPRETLIEASDSLGEDVLRLDSSEALRSTRSVQLCLLIAGVAASRQLLQDGLPADYVAGLSIGAYPAAVVAGALSFSDALQLVSLRGELMQQAYPQGFGMTAIIGLQLSTVETLLVQVHGAETPVYLANINADNQVVIAGSDKAMQAVAELARSRGAGLAKRLAVSVPSHCPLLDEPAQTLAEAFKKIELKTPKIAYLSGSRARPVTKVEALRDDLAFNMCRVVDWRGTVQSAYERGVRLQIELPPGAVLTGLARRVFEQGTVTAFDSARLDTLQALLREEEGRRP; via the coding sequence GTGAGCAGTTTGCTGGTGTTTCCCGGTCAGGGCGCGCAGCAGCCCGGCATGCTCCAGCGTTTGCCTCGGGAAACGCTGATCGAGGCCAGCGATAGCCTCGGTGAAGATGTCTTGCGGCTGGATTCCAGCGAAGCGTTGCGCAGCACCCGATCGGTTCAGCTCTGCCTGCTGATCGCCGGGGTTGCAGCCTCGCGGCAGTTGTTGCAGGACGGACTCCCCGCAGATTACGTCGCCGGCCTGTCCATCGGTGCGTATCCGGCAGCGGTGGTCGCCGGAGCATTGAGCTTCAGCGATGCGCTGCAACTGGTCAGCCTGCGTGGCGAGTTGATGCAGCAGGCTTATCCACAGGGCTTCGGCATGACCGCGATCATCGGTCTGCAATTATCCACAGTCGAAACGCTGCTGGTGCAGGTGCACGGCGCAGAAACACCGGTGTACCTGGCCAACATCAACGCCGATAACCAGGTGGTGATTGCCGGCAGTGACAAGGCGATGCAAGCGGTCGCCGAGCTGGCACGCAGTCGTGGCGCCGGGCTGGCGAAACGTCTGGCGGTCAGTGTGCCGTCGCACTGCCCGTTGCTGGATGAGCCTGCGCAAACCCTCGCCGAAGCGTTCAAAAAGATAGAACTGAAAACACCGAAAATCGCTTACCTGAGCGGCAGTCGCGCAAGGCCTGTGACCAAGGTAGAAGCGCTGCGCGACGACCTCGCCTTCAACATGTGCCGCGTGGTGGACTGGCGCGGCACCGTACAAAGCGCCTATGAGCGCGGTGTGCGACTACAGATCGAACTGCCGCCCGGTGCGGTGCTGACCGGGCTGGCGCGCCGGGTGTTCGAACAGGGAACTGTCACTGCCTTCGACAGCGCCCGGCTCGACACCTTGCAGGCGCTGTTGCGTGAAGAGGAGGGCCGACGACCCTAA
- the trhA gene encoding PAQR family membrane homeostasis protein TrhA, which produces MYHGEKLNAWTHLVGAVAAFVGGVWMLVIASLDGSPWKIVSVAIYAFTLLVLYSASTVYHSVRGRKKAIMKKVDHFSIYLLIAGSYTPFCLVTLRGPWGWTLFGIVWGLALIGILQEIKPRSEARILSIVIYAVMGWIVLVAVKPLIAALGSAGFAWLASGGVLYTVGIIFFALDHRLRHAHGIWHLFVIAGSLLHFVAILFYVL; this is translated from the coding sequence ATGTATCACGGAGAAAAACTGAACGCCTGGACGCATCTGGTCGGGGCGGTGGCGGCGTTTGTCGGGGGCGTCTGGATGCTGGTGATCGCCAGCCTCGACGGCAGCCCCTGGAAGATCGTCAGCGTGGCGATTTATGCCTTCACCTTGCTGGTGCTCTACAGCGCATCGACCGTGTACCACAGCGTGCGCGGGCGCAAGAAAGCGATCATGAAGAAGGTCGATCACTTTTCGATCTACCTGCTGATCGCCGGCAGTTACACGCCATTCTGCCTGGTGACCCTGCGCGGGCCGTGGGGCTGGACGTTGTTCGGTATTGTCTGGGGGCTGGCGCTGATCGGCATCCTGCAGGAAATCAAGCCGCGCTCCGAGGCGCGGATTCTGTCGATCGTGATCTACGCGGTGATGGGCTGGATCGTGCTGGTGGCGGTCAAACCGCTGATCGCCGCGCTGGGCAGTGCCGGGTTTGCCTGGCTGGCGTCGGGTGGCGTGCTGTACACCGTGGGGATCATCTTTTTTGCCCTCGACCATCGGCTACGCCATGCCCACGGTATCTGGCATCTGTTCGTGATCGCCGGGAGCCTGCTGCATTTTGTGGCGATCTTGTTTTATGTCTTATAG
- a CDS encoding cytochrome b, which produces MQLRNSSSRYGWVSIFMHWGVALVVFGLFALGLWMVGLDYYSTWRKDAPDLHKSIGLVLLGVMVLRVLWRFVSPPPPTLQSYSRMTRIGARFGHGFLYLALFAVMIAGYLISTADGVGIPVFGLFEVPALVSGLPDQADTAGVIHLWLAWALVIFSGLHALAALKHHFIDRDATLTRMLGRKA; this is translated from the coding sequence ATGCAGCTACGTAACTCTTCTTCGCGCTACGGTTGGGTCAGCATCTTCATGCACTGGGGCGTGGCGCTGGTGGTCTTCGGGCTGTTCGCGCTGGGTCTGTGGATGGTGGGGCTGGATTACTACAGCACCTGGCGCAAAGACGCGCCGGATCTGCACAAGAGCATCGGTCTGGTGCTGCTGGGTGTGATGGTGTTGCGGGTGTTGTGGCGCTTTGTCAGCCCGCCACCGCCAACGCTGCAAAGCTACAGCCGCATGACCCGCATCGGCGCCAGGTTCGGCCATGGGTTTCTGTACCTTGCGCTGTTCGCCGTGATGATTGCCGGTTACCTGATTTCCACCGCAGACGGTGTCGGGATCCCGGTGTTTGGCCTGTTTGAAGTTCCTGCACTGGTTTCCGGACTACCGGATCAGGCAGATACCGCCGGTGTGATTCATCTCTGGCTGGCGTGGGCGCTGGTAATTTTTTCCGGCCTTCATGCGTTGGCAGCATTGAAGCACCACTTTATCGATCGTGATGCGACCCTGACACGAATGCTGGGACGCAAAGCCTGA
- the mdcE gene encoding biotin-independent malonate decarboxylase subunit gamma: protein MSGYSVRGLNWFNALSAGANAVQGLPASLKVADGELGRFIAVVADPQNRFPRARNGEVGLLEGWGLAKAVDDAITADRDKAQKRPLIAIVDVPSQAYGRREEAFGIHQALAGAADAYARARLAGHPVIALLVGKAMSGAFLAHGYQANRLIALRDPGVMVHAMGKASAARVTLRSVEELEALASSVPPMAYDIDSYASLGLLWETLSVQQIEQPTAEDLARVGECLKQAIGDVAATDLSNRLGAKNREASSRVRELLRAQW from the coding sequence ATGAGTGGTTATTCCGTGCGCGGTTTGAACTGGTTCAACGCCTTGAGCGCTGGCGCGAATGCCGTTCAGGGTTTGCCGGCATCGCTGAAAGTCGCTGACGGTGAGCTCGGGCGGTTTATCGCGGTGGTCGCCGATCCGCAAAACCGTTTCCCTCGCGCTCGCAACGGCGAAGTCGGTTTGCTCGAAGGCTGGGGCCTGGCCAAGGCTGTAGATGACGCGATCACCGCTGACCGTGACAAAGCGCAAAAACGTCCCTTGATCGCCATCGTCGATGTGCCGAGTCAGGCCTACGGTCGCCGCGAAGAAGCCTTCGGCATTCATCAGGCCTTGGCCGGTGCGGCGGACGCTTACGCCCGTGCGCGTCTGGCCGGGCATCCGGTGATTGCGCTGCTGGTGGGCAAGGCCATGTCCGGGGCGTTTCTGGCCCACGGTTATCAGGCCAACCGCTTGATCGCCCTGCGTGATCCGGGGGTGATGGTGCATGCGATGGGCAAGGCTTCGGCGGCGCGGGTGACTTTGCGCAGCGTCGAAGAACTGGAAGCCCTGGCGTCCAGCGTGCCGCCGATGGCTTATGACATCGACAGCTACGCCAGCCTCGGCTTGCTCTGGGAAACCCTGTCGGTGCAGCAGATCGAACAGCCGACGGCGGAGGATCTGGCGCGGGTCGGCGAATGCCTGAAGCAAGCCATCGGCGATGTTGCTGCGACTGACTTGAGCAATCGTCTCGGCGCGAAAAATCGCGAAGCCTCAAGCCGCGTACGTGAACTGTTGAGGGCGCAGTGGTGA
- a CDS encoding LysR family transcriptional regulator yields MLIDEELTLKKLEVFLAFMRTGNLARAAAELQTSNVSVHRAIHSLESALRCPLFKHEGRNLTPLESAYVLEERAQKLIQDVVESVRLTREAAGFSAERFKLGSLYSLTVKTVPQLIMGLKIRRSELNIDLILGSNIDLLYKLKNMEVDAILVSLDDTVNDPDCEQIPLFSDDIFLATPADSRFAQRSEVDLAEVRDETFITLTQGFATHQDGIRVFRQAGFEPKVAMQVNDIFTLLSMVSSGVGYALLPGRIAAVYENRVKLIPLQEKYRLQQHIGVVFLKAKERDPNLLALLAECRMYANRQT; encoded by the coding sequence ATGCTGATCGACGAAGAATTGACCCTGAAGAAACTCGAGGTGTTCCTCGCCTTCATGCGCACCGGCAACCTCGCCCGCGCCGCCGCCGAGCTGCAGACCAGCAACGTCAGCGTGCACCGCGCGATCCATTCGCTGGAAAGCGCCCTGCGCTGCCCGTTGTTCAAACACGAAGGGCGCAACCTGACGCCACTGGAAAGCGCCTACGTGCTCGAAGAGCGGGCGCAGAAGCTGATTCAGGACGTGGTCGAAAGCGTGCGCCTGACCCGTGAAGCGGCCGGGTTCTCGGCCGAGCGCTTCAAGCTCGGCTCGCTGTATTCACTGACGGTGAAAACCGTGCCGCAGCTGATCATGGGTTTGAAGATCCGCCGCAGCGAACTCAACATCGACCTGATCCTCGGCTCGAACATCGACCTGCTCTACAAGCTGAAAAACATGGAAGTCGACGCGATCCTGGTGTCGCTGGACGACACCGTCAACGACCCGGACTGCGAGCAGATTCCGCTGTTTTCCGACGACATCTTCCTCGCCACCCCGGCGGATTCGCGCTTCGCCCAACGCAGCGAAGTGGATCTGGCGGAGGTGCGCGACGAAACCTTCATCACCCTCACCCAAGGCTTCGCTACCCATCAGGACGGTATTCGGGTGTTCAGGCAGGCGGGGTTCGAGCCGAAGGTGGCGATGCAGGTCAACGACATCTTCACCCTGCTGAGCATGGTCAGCTCGGGGGTCGGTTATGCGTTGCTGCCGGGGAGGATTGCGGCGGTGTACGAGAACCGGGTGAAGCTGATTCCGTTGCAGGAGAAGTACCGGTTGCAGCAGCACATTGGCGTGGTGTTCTTGAAGGCCAAGGAGCGGGATCCGAATTTGCTGGCGTTGCTGGCGGAGTGTCGGATGTATGCCAATCGCCAGACCTGA
- the madL gene encoding malonate transporter subunit MadL: MIIYGVAFLAFCTLVGIWVGELLGKLIGVPANVGGVGIAMLLLIGLGSYLNKSGWLKGKTEQGVEFWSAIYIPIVVAMAAQQNVYGALKGGPMAILAGTLAVVIAFALVPVLVRLGNKEPTPITPAKTAG; the protein is encoded by the coding sequence ATGATTATTTACGGTGTGGCGTTTCTCGCCTTTTGTACGCTGGTGGGTATCTGGGTCGGTGAACTGCTCGGCAAGTTGATCGGCGTGCCGGCCAATGTCGGCGGTGTCGGTATTGCGATGCTGCTGTTGATCGGGTTGGGCAGTTACTTGAACAAAAGTGGCTGGCTCAAGGGCAAGACCGAACAGGGCGTCGAGTTCTGGAGTGCGATCTACATTCCGATCGTGGTTGCCATGGCCGCGCAGCAGAACGTTTACGGCGCGCTGAAGGGCGGCCCGATGGCGATCCTTGCGGGAACGCTCGCCGTGGTCATCGCCTTTGCCTTGGTGCCGGTGCTGGTGCGCCTCGGTAACAAGGAACCGACACCGATCACACCTGCCAAGACTGCGGGGTGA
- a CDS encoding 16S rRNA (uracil(1498)-N(3))-methyltransferase: protein MRLSRFFTDAPLSIGEHELPEAQAHYISRVLRMAEGDAVQLFDGSGHEFRGSLVEVGKKRVVVQIDEQFAGQVESPLQIHLGQGLSRGERMDWAIQKATELGVNEITPIFSERCEVRLKDERADKRLLHWRQVAISACEQCGRSRVPVIHPPVLLADWLKQTEAELKLVLHPVAEPLVSHAKPATLAFLIGPEGGLSDTEVEQAKANGFHAARLGPRVLRTETAPVVALAVAQQLWGDF, encoded by the coding sequence ATGAGACTGTCCCGCTTCTTTACCGACGCCCCGCTCAGCATTGGCGAACACGAACTGCCGGAAGCCCAGGCGCATTACATCAGCCGCGTGCTGCGCATGGCCGAGGGCGACGCGGTGCAGTTGTTCGACGGTTCCGGTCACGAGTTTCGCGGCTCGCTGGTGGAAGTCGGCAAGAAACGCGTGGTGGTGCAGATCGACGAGCAGTTCGCAGGTCAGGTCGAATCGCCGCTGCAAATCCACCTCGGCCAGGGCCTGTCCCGGGGCGAGCGGATGGATTGGGCGATCCAGAAAGCCACCGAACTGGGCGTCAACGAAATCACCCCGATCTTCAGCGAGCGCTGCGAAGTCCGCCTCAAGGACGAACGCGCCGACAAACGCCTGTTGCACTGGCGTCAGGTGGCGATCAGCGCTTGCGAGCAATGCGGTCGTTCCCGGGTGCCGGTGATTCATCCACCAGTGCTGCTGGCCGACTGGCTGAAGCAGACCGAAGCCGAACTGAAACTGGTACTGCACCCGGTAGCCGAGCCGTTGGTCAGCCACGCCAAGCCTGCGACGCTGGCGTTCCTGATCGGCCCCGAAGGCGGCTTGTCCGACACAGAAGTCGAGCAAGCCAAGGCCAACGGTTTCCACGCCGCCCGCCTCGGCCCGCGCGTGCTGCGCACAGAAACAGCGCCGGTTGTGGCCCTGGCGGTGGCCCAACAGCTGTGGGGTGATTTCTAA
- a CDS encoding YceI family protein: MLKKTLAALAIGSAVLSANVMAADYVVDKEGQHAFVDFKISHLGYSYITGTFKDISGKFSFDAAKPEDSKIEFDVKTASVFTNHAERDKHIASKDFLDVGKFADAKFVSTSVKSTGKNAAGKDTADVTGDLTLHGVTKPIVVKATFLGEGKDPWGGYRAGFEGTTSIKRSDFGKMMDLGPQSDNVDLYISFEGVKAK, encoded by the coding sequence ATGTTGAAAAAGACTCTGGCCGCTCTGGCAATCGGCTCTGCCGTCCTGTCCGCCAACGTGATGGCCGCTGACTACGTGGTTGACAAAGAAGGCCAGCACGCCTTCGTCGACTTCAAGATCAGCCACCTGGGCTACAGCTACATCACCGGTACCTTCAAGGACATCAGCGGCAAGTTCAGCTTCGATGCTGCCAAGCCTGAAGACAGCAAGATCGAGTTCGACGTGAAGACCGCCAGCGTGTTCACCAACCACGCCGAGCGTGACAAGCACATCGCCAGCAAAGACTTCCTGGACGTGGGCAAATTCGCTGACGCCAAGTTCGTTTCCACCAGCGTCAAATCCACCGGCAAGAATGCCGCTGGCAAAGACACGGCTGACGTGACCGGCGACCTGACGCTGCACGGCGTGACCAAGCCGATCGTGGTCAAGGCCACTTTCCTGGGTGAAGGCAAGGATCCATGGGGCGGCTACCGTGCCGGCTTCGAAGGCACCACCAGCATCAAGCGCTCTGATTTCGGCAAGATGATGGACCTGGGTCCACAGTCCGACAACGTCGACCTGTACATCTCGTTTGAAGGTGTCAAAGCGAAGTAA
- the madM gene encoding malonate transporter subunit MadM has translation MYESMMKVITGYGLISGFLIVGLTMWVSYWMSNTFTKGRLHGSAIAILLGLVLSYVGGALTGGQKGVVDIPLLSGIGLLGGAMLRDFAIVATAFGVSVDELKRAGFAGVLALFVGVGTSFVAGVGVAMAFGYTDAVSLTTIGAGAVTYIVGPVTGAAIGASSEVMALSIAAGLIKAILVMVMTPFVAPMIGLNNPRSAVIFGGLMGTSSGVAGGLAATDPKLVPYGCLTAAFYTALGCLLGPSVLFLLMRGLMG, from the coding sequence ATGTACGAATCCATGATGAAAGTCATCACCGGCTACGGGCTGATCAGCGGCTTCCTGATTGTCGGCCTGACCATGTGGGTGTCCTACTGGATGTCCAACACCTTCACCAAGGGCCGCCTGCACGGCTCGGCCATCGCCATTTTGCTGGGCCTGGTGCTGTCGTATGTCGGTGGGGCGCTGACTGGCGGTCAGAAAGGTGTCGTGGACATTCCACTGTTGTCGGGTATCGGTTTGCTCGGCGGTGCCATGCTGCGGGACTTCGCGATTGTTGCCACGGCGTTCGGCGTGAGTGTCGATGAGTTGAAGCGGGCCGGGTTTGCTGGCGTGCTGGCGTTGTTTGTCGGCGTGGGCACGTCGTTTGTTGCCGGGGTCGGTGTGGCGATGGCATTCGGTTATACCGATGCGGTGAGTCTGACGACCATTGGTGCAGGGGCGGTGACCTACATCGTCGGGCCGGTAACTGGCGCGGCGATTGGCGCGAGTTCCGAGGTCATGGCGCTGTCTATCGCCGCAGGGTTGATCAAGGCGATTCTGGTGATGGTCATGACGCCGTTCGTGGCGCCGATGATTGGTCTGAACAACCCGCGCAGTGCGGTGATTTTTGGCGGTTTGATGGGGACGTCCAGTGGTGTGGCCGGAGGGTTGGCGGCGACCGATCCTAAGCTGGTGCCTTATGGTTGCCTGACGGCGGCGTTCTATACCGCACTTGGATGCTTGCTCGGGCCTTCGGTGTTGTTTCTGCTGATGCGTGGGTTGATGGGCTAA
- a CDS encoding adenosylmethionine--8-amino-7-oxononanoate transaminase yields MGLNNQWMQRDLAVLWHPCTQMKDHEQLPLIPIKRGEGVWLEDFEGKRYLDAVSSWWVNVFGHANPRINQRIKDQVDQLEHVILAGFSHQPVIELSERLVKMTPEGLNRVFYADNGSSCIEVALKMSFHYWLNRGQPNKKRFVTLTNSYHGETMAAMAVGDVPLFTETYKALLMDTIKVPSPDCYLRPQGMSWEEHSRNMFAAMEQTLAENHDSVAAVIVEPLIQGAGGMRMYHPVYLKLLREACDRYGVHLIHDEIAVGFGRTGTMFACEQAGIRPDFLCLSKALTGGYLPLAACLTTDEVYSAFYDDYPTLRAFLHSHSYTGNPLACAAALATLDIFEQDNVIENNQALAQRMASATAHLVDHPNVSEVRQTGMVLAIEMVKDKATKEAYPWQERRGLKVFQHALERGALLRPLGSVVYFLPPYVITPEQIDFLAEVASEGIDIATRDSVSVAVPKDFHPGFRDPG; encoded by the coding sequence ATGGGCCTGAACAACCAGTGGATGCAACGCGATCTCGCGGTGCTGTGGCATCCCTGCACCCAGATGAAAGACCACGAACAGCTGCCGCTGATCCCGATCAAGCGCGGTGAAGGCGTCTGGCTGGAAGACTTCGAAGGCAAGCGTTATCTGGATGCCGTCAGCTCCTGGTGGGTCAACGTGTTCGGTCACGCCAACCCGCGCATCAACCAGCGCATCAAGGATCAGGTCGATCAGCTGGAACATGTGATTCTGGCCGGTTTCAGCCATCAGCCGGTAATCGAGCTGTCCGAGCGTCTGGTAAAGATGACGCCGGAAGGTCTGAACCGGGTGTTCTACGCCGATAACGGTTCGTCTTGCATCGAAGTCGCGCTGAAAATGAGCTTTCACTACTGGCTCAACCGCGGCCAGCCGAACAAGAAGCGCTTCGTCACCCTGACCAACAGCTACCACGGCGAGACCATGGCGGCGATGGCGGTCGGTGACGTGCCGTTGTTCACCGAAACCTACAAAGCCCTGCTGATGGACACCATCAAGGTGCCGAGCCCGGATTGCTACCTGCGCCCGCAGGGCATGAGCTGGGAAGAACATTCGCGCAACATGTTCGCGGCCATGGAACAGACGCTGGCGGAAAATCATGACAGCGTCGCTGCCGTGATCGTCGAGCCGCTGATCCAGGGCGCCGGCGGCATGCGCATGTACCACCCGGTGTACCTCAAGCTGCTGCGCGAAGCTTGCGACCGTTATGGCGTGCACCTGATCCACGACGAAATTGCCGTCGGCTTCGGCCGCACCGGGACGATGTTCGCCTGCGAACAGGCCGGCATCCGCCCGGACTTCCTGTGCCTGTCGAAAGCCCTGACCGGCGGTTATCTGCCGTTGGCGGCGTGCCTGACCACCGACGAGGTGTACAGCGCGTTTTACGACGACTACCCGACCCTGCGCGCCTTCCTGCATTCGCACAGCTACACCGGCAACCCGCTGGCGTGTGCGGCGGCACTGGCGACTCTGGATATTTTCGAGCAGGACAACGTGATCGAAAACAACCAGGCCTTGGCCCAGCGCATGGCGTCGGCCACGGCGCATCTGGTGGATCATCCGAATGTCTCGGAAGTCCGTCAGACCGGCATGGTGCTGGCGATCGAGATGGTCAAGGACAAAGCCACGAAAGAGGCTTATCCGTGGCAGGAGCGTCGCGGCCTGAAGGTGTTCCAGCATGCGCTGGAGCGTGGCGCGCTGCTGCGTCCGCTGGGCAGCGTGGTGTATTTCCTGCCGCCGTATGTGATCACCCCGGAGCAGATCGACTTCCTTGCCGAAGTCGCCAGCGAAGGCATCGACATCGCCACCCGTGACAGCGTCAGTGTGGCGGTGCCGAAGGATTTCCATCCCGGGTTCCGTGATCCGGGCTGA
- a CDS encoding flavin monoamine oxidase family protein: MSVGWLRACALVVLGLFSVTALAKDKTAIVIGGGLSGLTAAYELQNKGWQVTLLEAKPSLGGRSGMATSEWIGNDKTQPVLNKYVSTFKLNTTPAPEFVRTPGYLIDGEYFSAADLAAKQPATAEALKRYEKTRDDLARSIDDPQNPAATNTLHALDQINVSSWLDKQNLSATARQLINQDIRTHYDEPSRLSLLYFAQQSRVYRGVSDRDLRASRLVGGSPVLAQAFVKQLKTIKTDSPVSAITQDKDGVTVKVGSVGYQADYVVLAVPLRALNKIQLTPALDAQHLAAIKGTNYGWRDQIMLKFKTPVWESKARMSGEIYSNTGLGMLWIEPALKGGANVVINLSGDNARVMQAFGDKQMVDQVLIRLHAFYPQARGAFTGYEIRRYSTDPSTGGSYLAFGPGQISKFWRLWERPLQRVAFAGEHTDTLYPGTLEGALRTGQRAASQVEDLAAGKSFEPVKVGPAAATAVAAGAAGAAVAAKKGNFFTNLFGGSDDDKKPEPVKAPEPAPAPAAPAPAPTPAPAPAPVEAPKPATPVKAEPAKKAAAKPAAKKPAAKTEAKKPAAKPAAKKAEPAKKPAAKPAATTETKAQ; encoded by the coding sequence ATGTCTGTCGGTTGGCTGCGCGCCTGTGCGCTAGTGGTGTTGGGGCTGTTTAGCGTTACGGCGCTGGCCAAGGATAAAACCGCAATCGTGATCGGCGGCGGCCTGTCGGGCCTGACGGCGGCTTACGAACTGCAGAACAAGGGCTGGCAGGTCACCCTGCTCGAAGCCAAGCCGAGCCTGGGCGGTCGCTCGGGCATGGCCACCAGCGAGTGGATCGGCAACGACAAGACTCAACCGGTGCTGAACAAGTACGTATCGACTTTCAAGCTGAACACCACGCCAGCCCCTGAATTCGTACGGACCCCGGGTTACCTGATCGACGGCGAGTATTTTTCCGCCGCCGACCTGGCCGCCAAACAGCCCGCCACGGCCGAAGCGCTGAAGCGCTACGAGAAAACCCGTGACGATCTGGCGCGCTCGATCGACGATCCGCAGAACCCGGCGGCGACCAATACTCTGCACGCCCTGGACCAGATCAACGTCTCGAGCTGGCTCGACAAGCAGAACCTGTCAGCCACCGCGCGTCAGCTGATCAACCAGGACATCCGCACCCACTACGACGAACCTTCGCGCCTTTCGCTGCTGTATTTCGCGCAGCAGAGCCGGGTGTATCGCGGCGTGTCCGACCGTGACCTGCGCGCTTCGCGCCTGGTCGGCGGCAGCCCGGTGCTGGCCCAGGCTTTCGTCAAGCAACTGAAAACCATCAAGACCGACTCGCCAGTGTCCGCCATCACTCAGGACAAGGACGGCGTGACCGTCAAGGTCGGCAGCGTCGGCTACCAGGCAGACTACGTGGTGCTGGCGGTGCCGTTGCGCGCCCTCAACAAGATCCAGCTGACCCCGGCGCTGGACGCTCAGCACCTGGCCGCGATCAAAGGCACCAACTACGGCTGGCGCGACCAGATCATGCTGAAGTTCAAGACGCCTGTGTGGGAAAGCAAGGCGCGGATGTCCGGCGAGATCTACAGCAACACCGGTCTGGGCATGTTGTGGATCGAGCCAGCCCTGAAGGGCGGCGCGAACGTGGTGATCAACCTGTCCGGCGACAACGCTCGCGTCATGCAGGCCTTCGGCGACAAGCAGATGGTCGATCAGGTGCTGATCCGTCTGCACGCGTTTTATCCACAGGCCCGTGGCGCATTCACCGGTTATGAAATCCGTCGTTACAGCACCGATCCATCGACCGGTGGTTCCTACCTGGCCTTCGGTCCTGGTCAGATCAGCAAATTCTGGCGCCTGTGGGAGCGTCCGTTGCAACGCGTAGCGTTTGCCGGCGAACACACCGACACCTTGTACCCGGGCACCCTGGAAGGCGCACTGCGCACCGGTCAGCGCGCGGCCAGTCAGGTTGAAGACCTGGCGGCGGGCAAATCCTTCGAACCGGTCAAAGTCGGCCCTGCAGCGGCCACCGCCGTAGCGGCAGGTGCAGCGGGCGCGGCAGTGGCGGCGAAGAAAGGCAACTTCTTCACCAACCTGTTCGGCGGTTCGGACGACGACAAGAAACCAGAGCCAGTGAAAGCGCCAGAGCCGGCACCTGCTCCAGCCGCTCCAGCGCCTGCACCGACTCCGGCCCCTGCGCCAGCCCCGGTGGAAGCACCGAAGCCAGCGACTCCGGTGAAAGCCGAGCCGGCGAAGAAAGCGGCAGCCAAGCCAGCAGCGAAGAAACCGGCGGCCAAGACCGAAGCGAAAAAACCTGCAGCCAAACCTGCGGCGAAAAAAGCTGAGCCGGCGAAGAAGCCAGCGGCCAAACCGGCGGCAACCACCGAGACCAAAGCGCAGTAG